The Malus sylvestris chromosome 12, drMalSylv7.2, whole genome shotgun sequence genome contains a region encoding:
- the LOC126592785 gene encoding calcium-dependent protein kinase 32-like, whose translation MGNCCATPQTGSPLKDKKNRKNPFSTNYVAGHGNGGSKLYVLKDPTGAEIEQRYELGRELGRGEFGITYLCTDKDSGEKFACKSISKSKLRTAVDIEDVTREVEIMKHLPKHPNIVSLKDTYEDDHAVHIVMELCEGGELFDRIVSRGHYTERAAAAVTKTIVEVVQMCHKHGVIHRDLKPENFLFENKKETAPLKAIDFGLSVFFKPGEVFNEIVGSPYYMAPEVLKRNYGPEIDVWSAGVVLYILLCGVPPFWAETEQGVAEAIIRSVVNFKKDPWPLVSDNAKDLVKKMLNPDPKRRLTAQEVLDHPWLQNAKKAPNVSLGETVRSRLKQFSVMNKLKKSALKVIAEHLSMEEVGGIQEGFKLMDINNKGKINIDELRVGLHKLGHQIPDGDLHILMEAGDVDNDGYLDYGEFVAISVHLRRMGNDEEHLRKAFEFFDKNRNGYIEIEELRDAMSNEVDDNIEDVINAIINDVDTDKDGRISYEEFAAMMKAGTDWRKASRQYSRDRFNSLSLKLFRDGSLEGKTEST comes from the exons ATGGGTAATTGCTGTGCGACCCCCCAGACGGGTTCTCCGTTGAAGGACAAGAAGAACAGGAAGAATCCATTTTCGACAAACTACGTCGCCGGCCACGGAAATGGTGGTTCCAAGCTCTATGTGCTGAAAGACCCTACTGGCGCTGAAATCGAGCAGAGATACGAACTGGGTCGGGAGCTCGGCCGTGGAGAGTTCGGAATTACCTACCTTTGCACCGATAAGGACTCCGGCGAGAAGTTCGCCTGTAAGTCGATTTCGAAGAGCAAGCTGAGGACAGCTGTGGATATAGAGGATGTAACGAGAGAAGTTGAGATCATGAAGCATTTGCCTAAGCACCCCAATATAGTGAGCTTGAAAGACACCTATGAAGATGACCATGCTGTCCACATTGTTATGGAGCTCTGTGAGGGCGGTGAGCTCTTCGATCGAATCGTGTCCAGAGGCCACTACACAGAGCGTGCTGCTGCCGCCGTCACAAAGACGATTGTCGAAGTTGTTCAG ATGTGTCACAAGCACGGTGTGATTCACCGGGATCTCAAACCCGAGAACTTCTTGTttgaaaacaagaaagaaacaGCACCTTTAAAGGCAATTGATTTTGGGTTGTCCGTATTCTTTAAACCTG GTGAAGTATTTAACGAAATTGTTGGAAGTCCCTATTACATGGCTCCTGAGGTGCTTAAACGCAACTATGGTCCTGAAATTGATGTGTGGAGTGCTGGAGTTGTACTCTATATCTTACTTTGTGGTGTTCCACCATTTTGGGCAG AAACTGAACAAGGAGTTGCAGAAGCAATTATACGGTCTGTTGTAAATTTTAAGAAGGACCCCTGGCCTCTGGTTTCTGATAATGCGAAAGACCTTGTGAAGAAGATGCTTAATCCTGATCCAAAGCGGAGGCTTACAGCTCAGGAAGTTCTAG ATCATCCTTGGTTACAAAATGCAAAGAAAGCTCCAAATGTTTCTTTAGGTGAAACTGTTCGGTCAAGGCTCAAGCAATTCTCTGTTATGAACAAGCTCAAGAAAAGCGCTCTCAAG GTTATAGCCGAGCATTTGTCGATGGAGGAAGTTGGTGGTATACAGGAGGGATTTAAGCTCATGGATATTAACAACAAGGGTAAGATTAACATTGACGAGCTAAGAGTTGGGTTGCATAAACTTGGCCATCAAATTCCTGATGGGGATCTTCATATTCTGATGGAAGCT GGTGATGTAGATAATGATGGATATCTAGACTATGGAGAATTTGTAGCCATCTCTGTTCACCTAAGAAGGATGGGCAATGATGAGGAGCATCTTCGCAAAGCATTTGAATTCTTCGACAAAAACCGGAATGGGTATATTGAAATTGAAGAGCTGCGAGATGCCATGAGTAATGAAGTTGATGATAACATTGAAGATGTTATCAATGCCATTATTAATGATGTAGATACGGACAAG GATGGACGAATAAGTTATGAGGAGTTTGCCGCAATGATGAAGGCCGGGACAGATTGGAGGAAAGCATCAAGGCAGTATTCGCGAGATCGGTTCAATAGTCTCAGTTTGAAATTGTTTAGGGATGGATCATTGGAAGGTAAAACGGAGAGTACATAA
- the LOC126592784 gene encoding uncharacterized protein LOC126592784 has translation MMIQINKQPVFLPPPPPQWCLTTAAVPTRAARNLLVLKAPTRPTTIPTTISMARQVRHSVLPIIPMMKRRGRRAMAASYSVSAAAVVDVDMEIRGKKNNKHNKVFKAYGDPCLDLFFNVTQRPSDYREKQQETEKEYHTNMFNYLRQQLPLAWSHDPLTTLKLIFNLSSCRIGGSKCYCEAFEFAAVWLHHNHPNTLIHNFGSLADSFGPLFTLLDVLYALLVPPQDQLDHTLEELLQRENPNSHADRYAHDPTYRLLHDRGMDAFAERLKSDLEKLKQNKLELKPCDYDDDVDDDTDYSAKRGSLDAHAYHDLHVSGATYCLLTGNPWDAHKGRSISLEESTARRLLTPESDVSREWERLRKEVLAPLKNYSCRQSRFGRWERCEVKKYLEEVKAATTIIKPDALLPYDILRYLEDGNVGEAAVLQWKAMVQKVKEGSKFENCWAVCDNGGCQSRSLSLGLLVYELSEEPWNRKVMNFSLPDSRCKFIPPIHFLPQLHSIQGLDNVKSKFSFLTRMERRMGISSICIDIQMVFDAILEVAVKENLKPEQMIKKLFLFTDCAGYDWKGYEILYEAVRSMFEEKGYGDDAVPHFVFWDLWWGYRSPSFDFTHRGVTVLRGYSKNLVKSFLDNGGDFRPHHVMEAAIADKEYQTLAVVD, from the exons ATGATGATTCAGATCAATAAACAGCCAGTGTTCCtgcctccgccgccgccgcaatGGTGTTTGACGACGGCTGCTGTTCCGACAAGAGCAGCCCGAAACCTCCTTGTCCTCAAGGCACccacaaggccaacaacaattCCGACAACTATTTCAATGGCTCGTCAAGTCCGACATTCGGTCCTCCCAATAATCCCGATGatgaaaagaagaggaagaagagcaaTGGCTGCTTCCTATTCGGTTTCGGCTGCTGCTGTTGTCGACGTGGATATGGAGATTCGGGGGAAGAAAAATAACAAGCATAACAAG GTTTTTAAGGCGTACGGCGACCCCTGCCTCGATCTGTTTTTCAACGTCACACAACGACCCAGCGATTACCGCGAGAAGCAGCAGGAGACGGAGAAGGAGTATCACACCAACATGTTTAACTATCTGCGGCAACAGCTCCCCTTGGCCTGGTCCCACGATCCTCTCACCACTCTCAAGCTCATCTTCAACCTCTCTTCCTGCCGTATCGGCGGATCGAAATGTTactgtgaagcttttgaattcGCAGCTGTTTGGCTCCACCACAACCACCCCAACACTCTGATACACAACTTCGGCTCTCTTGCCGACTCCTTCGGTCCTTTGTTCACCCTGCTCGACGTTCTGTACGCCCTCCTCGTTCCTCCTCAGGATCAGCTGGATCACACACTGGAGGAGTTACTCCAACGCGAGAATCCGAATTCTCATGCTGATCGGTATGCCCACGACCCGACTTACAGGCTGTTGCACGACCGGGGTATGGATGCTTTTGCGGAGCGGTTGAAGTCAGATCTTGAAAAATTGAAGCAGAACAAGCTCGAGCTCAAGCCGTGTGATTATGATGACGATGTTGACGATGATACCGACTACAGTGCTAAACGCGGTTCTCTTGATGCTCATGCTTATCATGATCTTCACGTTTCTGGGGCAACATATTGTTTGCTTACAGGGAACCCCTGGGACGCACATAAGGGGCGCTCCATTTCGCTGGAAGAAAGCACTGCGAGGAGGCTTCTCACCCCAGAATCAGATGTATCGCGGGAGTGGGAGCGCCTGAGGAAGGAGGTTTTGGCGCCCTTGAAAAACTACTCTTGTCGTCAAAGTCGGTTTGGCAGGTGGGAGCGCTGCGAGGTGAAGAAGTACTTGGAGGAGGTGAAAGCTGCAACAACAATTATAAAGCCCGACGCTTTACTTCCATATGACATCCTACGCTATCTGGAAGATGGCAATGTTGGGGAAGCGGCAGTGCTTCAATGGAAGGCAATGGTGCAAAAGGTCAAGGAGGGCAGCAAATTCGAAAACTGCTGGGCTGTATGTGACAACGGCGGGTGCCAGTCAAGGAGTTTGAGTTTGGGACTTTTGGTGTATGAGCTGAGTGAAGAGCCATGGAACCGGAAAGTGATGAATTTCAGTCTGCCTGATTCCCGCTGTAAGTTTATTCCGCCCATTCATTTTTTGCCCCAGCTGCATTCCATTCAAGGCCTCGACAATGTTAAGTCCAAGTTCTCCTTTCTGACGAGAATGGAGAGGAGAATGGGCATAAGCAGCATATGTATTGATATACAAATGGTGTTTGATGCGATCTTGGAAGTGGCTGTCAAGGAGAATTTGAAGCCAGAGCAGATGATCAAGAAGCTGTTTCTGTTCACCGACTGCGCAGGCTATGATTGGAAGGGTTACGAGATTCTGTATGAGGCCGTACGGAGCATGTTCGAGGAGAAGGGGTATGGGGATGATGCGGTGCCACACTTTGTGTTTTGGGATTTATGGTGGGGGTATCGTTCTCCATCCTTTGATTTTACTCATAGAGGGGTGACGGTGTTGCGTGGCTACTCCAAAAATTTGGTCAAATCCTTCTTGGACAATGGTGGGGATTTTCGCCCTCACCATGTCATGGAAGCAGCCATTGCCGACAAAGAATATCAAACTCTTGCTGTAGTCGACTGA